The genomic region AGCGGGCTCGCGCCGGTGTGGGACCCGATCATCGCGATCTCGGCCGCCTCGACCGGGTAGCCGACCGAGACCCGGGCCATGAAGCGGTCGCGCTGGGCCTCGGGGAGCGTGTAGGTGCCCTCCATCTCGACGGGGTTCTGGGTGGCGATCACCATGAACGGCGCATCGAGGTGGTAGGTCGCGCTGTCGACGGTGACCTGGCGCTCCTCCATGCACTCCAGCAGCGCGGACTGGGTCTTCGGCGAGGCGCGGTTGATCTCGTCGCCGACCACGATGTTGGCGAAGACGCCGCCGGGGCGGAACTCGAACTCGCGGGTGTCCTGGTTGAAGACCGAGACCCCGGTGACGTCGGAGGGCAGCAGGTCGGGCGTGAACTGGATCCGGCGCACCGTGCAGTCGATGCTGCGCGCCAGCGCCTTGCTGAGCATCGTCTTCCCGACGCCCGGGACGTCCTCGATGAGGAGGTGGCCCTCGGCGAGCAGGACCACGAGGGCCGAGGTCACCACCTGGGGCTTGCCCTCGATGACCCGCTCGATGTTCGCGCGGACCCGGGCCACGACCCGGGCCACGGTCTCCAGGTCGGCTCCCCCAGGAGTCGGGTTGCTCACGTCGGGTCCTCCCCTGTCTAGCGCGACCTGTCGGGGAGCGCCCTCGCGGGTGCGCCCAGCACTGACCCCACGGTAGGGCCTGCGCTCAACCTACGCATGCCTGCGCCCGCCGTCCGTCGCTTCCGTTCCTCCACCGGCGCCCCACCTGGGCGCCGTCGTCCCCCACCTCCCCCCACTCCACCCCCCGGTTGCGATCCCGCCGCCGGGCTGGGGGAGCGGCGCTCCCGCTCTGACCTGCATCGATGCGGCCGTGCCCGGTTCGGACGCGGCAGGGTGCGCCCGGCCCCGCCTCACCGCTGCGAGCGACGCCAAACCCCCGGAAACCGGCGCGCAGGAGCCGTTCGGTGGTTGACGGTGGGGGAGAGTGGAGTAGAGTGGTGGAAAGTGGAGGGATGAACCGGCTGGAGGTGCCCGATGTTCTTCATGGGCACGTACACGCCGCGGCTCGATGACAAGGGCCGGCTCTTCCTCCCGGCGAAGTTCAGGGATCGACTCGCGGAGGGGCTCGTGGTGACGCAGGGACAGGAGAACTGCCTGGTCGTGTGGCCCACGGACGTCTTCATGGAGGAGGCCCAGCGGGCCCGGGCCACGCCGATGACCGTCAAGAGCGCCCGGGAGTACGCCCGGATCCTCTTCGCCGGCGCCGACGAGGGCTCGCTGGACAAGCAGGGCCGCATCGGCATCCCCGCCCCGCTGCGGGACTACGCCGGGCTCGACAAGGACGTCGTCGTGATCGGCGTGATGGACCGGATCGAGATCTGGGACCCGGCCCGCTGGCGGGAGTACTCCACCGGTGCCCAGGTCAAGTTCGCCGAGCTCGACGAGGAACCCAGCAGCAACTAGTCACCAGCACCACGGACCCGCAGGACGAGGTCTCGAGCCCGCTCCCCGCCCCCTGGGACAACTTCCCCGGTTCCAGGCGGCACTTCCCCGGGAGCGGGCAGGGACCTGGACCTGCGGATCCGGCCCAGCACCAGCACGAGCACCAGAGTCCGGATCAGGTCACGCAGCAGCACATGAGTCACATGAGTGGGGTCGAGCAGATGAGCAGCACACCGGTGACAGCAGCGGACGTCGGTCGCGTCCGCGATGTCCCGGGCGCGCCCGCGACGACACCCCGGGTCCGCCAGCAGGCCCGCGAGCGGCTCGCGCTGATGGCGTTCTCGGCTGCGACCTCGGGGCTCCTGGCCCTCGTCCTCCTCGCGCTGTTCCGGCTCGGAAGCTGACCGGCGCGATGGCCAACCCCCGCCACGTCCCCGTCCTGCTCGACCGGGTCGTCGCGCTGCTGGCGCCCGCCCTCGACCACGACGGCGCCGTGCTCGTCGACTGCACCCTCGGGCTCGGCGGCCACTCCGAGGCGGTCCTGGAGCGCCTCGGCCGGGCGCGCGTGGTCGGCGTCGACCGCGACCCGGCGGCCCTCGAGCTCGCGGGCGCCCGCCTCGCGGCGTACGGCGACCGGTTCACCGGCGTCCAGGCCGTCTACGACGAGCTGCCCGACGTGCTCGCGGAGCTGGGCCTGGACCGCGTCGACGCGGTGCTCTTCGACCTGGGCGTGTCCTCGATGCAGCTCGACGTGCGCGAGCGCGGCTTCGCGTACGCCGAGGACGCGCCGCTGGACATGCGGATGGGGAGCACCGGGCTGACCGCGGCCGAGGTCCTCAACACCTACTCCCACGCCGAGCTGACCCGGGTGCTGCGCGACTACGGCGAGGAGAAGTTCGCCAAGAAGATCGCCGGCGCGGTGGTCCGCGAGCGGGAGAAGGAGCCGTTCACGAGCTCCGCCCGCCTCGTCGAGCTGCTCTACGCCGAGATCCCCGCGCCCGCCCGTCGTACCGGCGGCCATCCGGCGAAGCGCACCTTCCAGGCGCTGCGCATGGAGGTCAACGACGAGCTCGCCGTGCTGCGGCGCGCGCTCCCGGCGGCGCTGGACGCGGTCGGCGTCGGCGGGCGCGTGGTGGTCGAGGCGTACCACTCGCTGGAGGACCGGCTGGTCAAGCAGGCATTCACCGCCGTCACCCGCAGCGAGGTGCCGCCGGACCTGCCATTCGTCCCGGCCGGCAGCGAGCCGCCCTTCAAGACGGTCACCCGCGGCGCCGAGAAGGCCAACGCCGAGGAGATCGCCCAGAACCCCCGCGCCGCCTCCGTGCGGCTGCGGGCCGTCGAACGAGTCCACCTGCCTTCCACCGGAGCGGCGTCATGAGCAGTCCCGCAGTAAGCCCCACCAGCGCCGCCCGGTCCCGCGTCCCCCGGATCGCGGGGGACGCCGTCGAGCGGGCCCGGCTCACCGTCGTCCCCCGGGCCCGCGCGGCCCGGGCGGCCCGGGTTCCGTTCGTGCTGCTGGTCAGCGCCCTGCTGCTCGGGGGAGTCGTCGGCCTGCTGATGTTCAACACCTCCATGCAGCAGGCCTCCTTCACCGCGACGACGCTGCAGGAGCGCGCGGCGAACCTGCAGGCCCGCGAGCAGGAGCTCACCGCGCAGCTCGAGGAGCTGCGCAACCCGCAGCGTCTCGCGGTCGCGGCCCGCAAGCAGGGCATGCGCACCCCGCCGGCGCCCGCGTTCCTGCACGCCGACGGCACGGTCTCGGGCAACCCCGCGCCGGCCGCGGCGCAGGACGGCGAGCGGGTCAACCCCCGCCCCCAGGGCCTGCCCGCCGCGCTCGACCCGCCGGCCCGGGTGGTCGTGGTCCCGGCACCCGCCCAGCCCGACCTGCCCTCCACCGACGCCGGGGCGACCGGCCCGGGCGCCGCCGCGGATTCCTCGGCCGACACCGGCGCGGGCGCCGCCGCGGGGACCGCCGCGGAGGGTAGGAATGGGGGCCGGGACACCGCGGCCCGGCAAGCCCGCCGCAGCCAGCGCTGACCCGGAGCCAGCCGAACCCAGCAGTCCCAGCCAGACCCAGTCGACCCTCCCGGAGCTCCACCGTGCCGCGTACCCCGCGAACCCCGCCGCCGCGTCCCCGCGGCAGCCTGCGCGGCTCGCCGCACCTGCGGCTGCGGATCGGGTTCGTGCTGATCGCGATGGTGCTCTCGCTCTTCGGGGCCCGGCTGGTGCAGCTGCAGGGCTTCGACCCCAAGTCGTACGCCGCGATGGCGGCCGCCGAGGGCCTGCGCGAGGTCGTCCTCCCGGCCGAGCGCGGCGACATCCTCGACCGCAACGGCGACCCGCTCGCGGAGTCGGTCGAGGGGTCGATGGTGATCGCCGACCCGCAGCTCACCCGCGACGACGCGCCGGAGCTGGCCACGCTGCTGGCCACCGAGCTCGGCGTCGACTACTTCACGGTGCTGGAGCGGCTGCGCGAGCAGGGCAGCCGCTACGAGTACGTCGCCCGGCAGGTGCCGGCCACCCGCGCGGCCGCCGCGGTCGACAAGGCTCGGGAGGAGGGCTTCGACGGGCTGATCGTGCGCCGCGACCCGGTGCGGTCCTATCCCGCCGGCGACGTCGCCGCGAACCTCGTGGGCTTCCTCGGGACCCCGGACCCCGAGAAGGGCGACCAGCCGCTGGCCGGCCTCGAGCTCGCCTTCGACCAGCAGCTGGCCGGCAAGGACGGCTCGGCGCGCTACGAGGTCGGCGCCGGCAACCGGCTGCCGCTCGGCGAGAGCGCGACGGTCGACGCCGTCGACGGCAGCGACCTGCGCACCACCATCGACCGCGACCTGCAGTGGTACACCCAGCGGGTGCTGCGCCAGACCGTCGAGGACTCCGGTGCCGAGTCCGGCTTCGTCGTGATCATGGACCGGCGCACCGGCGAGCTGCTGGCGGTGGCCGACGACCCCACCTTCGACGCGAACAAGCCCGCGGAGGCGCCGAAGGCGGACCGGATCTCCCGTGCCCTCAGTGACGTCTACGAGCCCGGGTCGGTGCAGAAGGTGCTCACGATGGGCGGGCTCCTCGACGCCGGCAAGGTCACACCGCGCACCAAGATCACGGTCCCGCCGCGACTGGAGCGCCAGGACCGGCCGATCGGCGACTGGTTCGACCACGAGACGATCCGGCTCACCCTCACCGGTGTGCTCGCGAAGTCCTCCAACATCGGCACCGTCCTCGCCGCCGACAAGTACGACGACGGCGAGCTGCGCGGCTACCTGGAGGGCTTCGGCCTGGGCCGGCGCACCGGCATCGGCGTGCTCGGCGAGACCTCCGGCATCCTGCCCACGGAGTCGCTGTGGACCAGCCAGGCCCAGGACCGGATCGCCTTCGGCCAGTCCCTGTCGGTCAACGCCGTGCAGATGGCGGCGGCGGTCAACACGATCGCCAACGGCGGGGTCCGGGTCGATCCCAGCCTGGTTCAGGGCAGCGCCACGACCAACGACGGCGACCGGGTCGGTACCGAGCACACCACGACGCGCCGGGTGATCAGCGAGCGCGCCGCCGAGCAGACCGCCCGGATGATGGAGCGCGTGGTCGACCCCGAGGCCGGCGTCGCGCCGCAGGCCGCCGTACCTGGCTACCGGGTAGCCGGCAAGACCGGCACCGCCCAGCGGGTGGGCGAGGAGTGCGGCTGCTACGACGGCAGCTTCACCGTCTCCTTCGCCGGGTTCGCCCCGGCCGACGACCCCCGGTTCACGATCTACGTGGTGGTCCAGGACCCGCGCAACGGCGGCGGCGGTGGCTCGGTGACGGGCCCGGCGTTCGCCAAGCTGATGAGCTACACGCTGCGGCGCTACGGCGTGCCGCCGACCGGCACCGAGCCCTCCACCCTCCCCGTGGAGTGGTGAGGTCGGAGCCGGGCCCGGCCGACGGTAATCTCACCCGGTGACCGAGGTGACCCCCTGACCCGGCCGCTGCGGCCCCGGCCGGTCCCGTTGACCGAGCTGGCCGCGTGGACCGCCCACGCCGATCCCACGACCAGCACCCGCGGCGACCTCGCGGACGTCGTGGTGACCGGCGTCTCGCTCAGCTCCCAGCGGGTCGGCCCCGGCGACCTGTACGCCGCGCTGCCCGGCGCCCGCGCCCACGGCGCGGACTTCGCCCCGGCGGCCCTCGCGGCCGGTGCGGTGGCGGTGCTGACCGACCCCGACGGCGCTGCGCGGGTCCCGGACGGCGTCCCCGTGCTGGTCGTGGAGCGGCCGCGGGCGCTGCTGGGCCGGCTGGCCGCCCACGTGTACGGCGAGCCCGCGGCGGCGCTGCGGATGATCGGCGTGACCGGCACCCAGGGCAAGACCACGACCACCCGGCTCGCCGAGAGCGGCCTCCAGGGCTCCGGGGTCCGGGCCGCGGTGGTCGGCACCGTCGGCACCCGGGTCGACGGTGCGGACATCCGCACCACGCTGACCACCCCGGAGGCGCCCGACCTGCACGGGCTGTTCGCGCTGATGCGCGAGCGCGGCGTGACCGCCTGCGCGATGGAGGTCTCCAGCCACGCGCTGGTGATGGGCCGGGTCGACGGGGTCGTCTTCGACGTGGCGGTCTTCCTCAACCTCGGCCGCGACCACCTCGACTTCCACGGCGACGTGGAGGATTACTACCGCGCCAAGGCCTCGCTGTTCACCCCCGAGCGGGCCCGCCGGGCGCTGGTCAACGTCGACGACGAGCACGGGCGCCGGCTGGCCGGCGAGGCCCCGGTGCCGGTGCGGACGTTCTCGGCGGCCGGCGCGGAGGCGGACTGGCGGGCGCTGGACGTGGTGCTCGAGCCCGGCGGCTCCCGGTTCACGGTCGCCGGCCCCGACGGGCTGCGCCTGCCCGCCGGCGTGCCGCTGCCCGGCGACTTCAACGTGGCCAACGCGCTCGCGGCGATCGCGGCCTGCGCGGAGGCCGGGCTGGACCCGGCGCCGATCGCCGCGGCGATGGCCGCCGGCGCCGGCGTACCGGGCCGCCTGGAGCGGGTCAGCGCCGGTCAGGACTTCGAGGTCGTCGTCGACTACGCCCACAAGCCCGACGCCGTCGAGGCGACGCTGCGCACGCTGCGCCCGCTCACCGACGGCCGGCTGGTCGTCGTGCTCGGCGCCGGCGGCGACCGCGACCGCGGCAAGCGCCCGGTGATGGGGGAGATCGCCGCCCGGCTCGCCGACGTGCTGGTCGTGACCGACGACAACCCGCGCAGCGAGGACCCCGCCGAGATCCGCGCGGCCGTGCTGGCCGGGACCCGCGGGGGAGCGGCCGAGGTCCACGAGGTCGGCGACCGCCGCGCGGCCATCCGGGAGGCGCTGCGGCTGGCCGGCCCGGGCGACATCGTGCTGGTCGCAGGGAAGGGCCACGAGACCGGCCAGGAGATCGACGGCGTCGTGCACCCCTTCGACGACCGGGTCGTGGTGCGCGAGCTGCTCGGGGAGCTGGTGTGAGGAGAAGTACGCCCCCGGCGGGGCGCGCAGGAGGGACCGGCCCCGGTGCGGAAGAATGCCGGGCCGACGGGTACGGCGCGCGAACGGGCCGCCGGCATGGGAAACGGCGCGACGAGGGGCAGCGATGAGAGCGATCCTGATCGGCGGGGGACTGGCCCTGCTGATCTCGCTGCTCGGCACGAAGGTGGCGATCCGGCAGTTCACCCGCTGGGGCTACGGGCAGGAGATCCGCGACGACGGGCCGACCAGCCACCACACCAAGCGGGGCACGCCCACGATGGGCGGCGTCGTCATCATCCTGGCTGCCGTCATCGGCTACTTCACCGCGAAGCTGCTGACCCGGGACGTGCCCTCGGCGTCCGCGCTGCTGCTGCTGTTCCTGTTCGTGGGCATGGGCCTGGTCGGCTTCCTCGACGACTTCATCAAGATCTACAAGCAGCGCAGCCTGGGCCTGCGCAGCAAGGCCAAGATCGTCGGCCAGACCGTGATCGCGATCGTCTTCGGCGTGCTGGCGCTCTCGCCGTTCCTCGAGGACGACCGGGGCGAGACCCCGGCCTCGCGGCACATCTCGTTCATCCGCGACTTCGACAGCTGGACGCTGCCGGTGATCGTGGTGCTCGCCCTGATCTGGGTCATCGTCACCGCCACCAGCAACGCCGTGAACCTCACCGACGGGCTCGACGGGCTCGCCGCCGGCGCGGCCACGATGGTCTTCGGCGCCTACACCCTGGTCAACATCTGGCAGAACAACCAGTGGTGCGGCCAGTCCGACATCACCTACGGCAAGTGCTATGAGGTCCGCGACCCGCTGGACCTCGCCGTGATCGCCGCGGCGATCACCGGCGCCTGCTTCGGCTTCCTGTGGTGGAACGCCTCGCCGGCCCAGATCTTCATGGGCGACACCGGCTCGCTGGCCCTGGGCAGCGCGCTGGCCGGGTTCGCGATCCTGACCCGCACCGAGGTGCTGCTGGTCATCCTCGGCGGCCTGTTCGTCGTGGAGACCGTGTCGGTGATGATGCAGGTCGGGTTCTTCCGGATCACCAAGGGCCGACGGATCTTCCGGATGGCTCCGGTCCACCACCACTTCGAGATGCTCGGCTGGGAGCAGGTCACTGTCGTGATCCGGTTCTGGATCATCGCCGGCCTGTGCGTGGCCACCGGGCTGGGGATCTTCTACGCCGAATGGGTGGCCGGCACCTGATGGCCGGCCGACGCAGGGGATGAGCGGGACCGTGGACGTCGACTCGCTGGGGCGCCAGGACAGCTGGTCCGGGGTGCGTGCGGTCGTGCTCGGCTTCGGTGCCGCGGGCTTCGCGGCGGCCGACAACCTGCTGCACCTGGGCGCCGAGGTCCTCGCGCTGGACCCCGATGCCGGCGATGCCGGCCGCGCGGAGCGGGCCGAGCTGCTGGAGGTCCTCGGCGCGACCGTGCGCCTGGGCGTGGAGCCGCGGCTCCCGGGCGGGCCCGTCGACGTGGTCGTCGTCTCGCCCGAGTGGCCGGACGACTCGCCGCTGCCCGAGGAGGCCCGCGGGCGCGGCGTACCGCTGTGGGGCGAGGTCGACCTGGCCTGGCGGCTGCGGGATCCGGCCCACCCGGCGCCCTGGCTGTGCGCCGCCGGCGAGCCCGGCGGGCCGGCCGACCCGGCCCGCACCGCCCGCGTGCTCGACCAGGTCCTGCGCGCGGCCGGGCTGCGCAGCGCCCGAGCCGGTCACGGTGGCCTGCCGCTGGTCGAGGCAGTCATGGACCCCGAGTCGTACGACGTGCTGGCGGTCGCGCTGAGCCCCGCCCAGTTGCGCCGGGCCGGCGGCCTGGCCGCCGAGTCCGCGGTCGTCCTGGACGTGCCTGCCGACCCGGCGCAGCGCGCCGCCCTGGGCCGGGTCTACGAGCACGTGCGGCTCGCCTGCGTCTACGCCGCGGCGGTGCCGGCCACCGAGGAGCTGGTCCGGGAGGCGGACGTCGCCGAGGGCGCCCGGGCGATCGGGATCACCCTCGGGATGCCCGGCGTGGGGATGCTGGGCCTGGTCGAGGACCTCCTCGTCGACCGCGCGTTCATCGCCGAGCGGGCCAGCAGCGCCGCCGAGCTGGGATCGCTGGGCGACGTCCTCCCGCAGCCGCCCACCGGCGGGCAGGACCCGGACGCCGACGGCGAGGCTGACCCGGACCCGGTGCGCCACGCCCTCGCCGCCGCCGCCCTCGCGCGCGCCCACGGGGTGAGCCAGCACGCCGTCCGCGACGGGCTGCGCGCCAGCCGGGGCCGCTGAGCCCGCAACACACCTTCGGCCAATCCGCCGTACGACGGCCCCTCCCGACGAGACTGGTACCTCGACGACGGGCCGGGAGGGGAACGCGTGACGACGACCGTGAGGCCGGAGCGCACGGCCTCCTCGGGGACCCCGGACCCCGGACCGGGCCGGCCCGCGCGGCTGCGCTGGCTGGCCACCGCCCGGGACGCCCTGGACCGTCCGCTCACGGCGTACTACCTGCTGCTCGGGGCCTCGGGCCTGCTGCTGACCATCGGGCTGGTCATGGTCCTCAGCGCCTCGAGCGTCTACTCCTTCCAGACGCAGGGCGACTCCTACGCAGTCGTCAAGCGCCAGCTCCTCTGGGTCGCCGTCGGCCTCCCCGCCGCGTGGGTCGCCAGCCGGCTCCCGCTGCGGCTGATCCGCAACCTGACCTATCCGGCCCTCGGCGTCGCGCTGGTGCTGCTGCTGCTCACGGTCTTCATCGGCAAGCAGGTCAACGGCAACCAGAACTGGCTCGGCGTCGGCTCGCTCGCGATCCAGCCCTCGGAGATCGCCAAGCTGGCGATCGTGCTCTGGGCGGCCCACGTGTTCGCGGTCAAGGAGCGCCGCCTCGGCGACCTGATGCACCTGATCGTCCCGGTCGTGCCCGGCTTCCTCGCGGCGACCGGCCTGGTGATGGCGGGTCGCGACCTCGGCACCACCCTGGTCTTCGCCACGATCCTGGTCGGCCTGCTGTTCGTGGTCGGTGCGCCCCGGCGGTTCTTCACGATCGGCATCCTCGCGATCGGCGCCGTCGTGCTCAGCTTCGCGGCCCTGGACGCGGAGCGGATGGCCCGGCTCACGAACTTCGTGGATCCGTTCAAGGACTACCACGACACCGGCTGGCAGCCGGCCCACGGCCTCTACGCGCTCTCCAGCGGCGGCTGGTTCGGCGAGGGCATCGGCGCCAGCCAGCAGAAGTGGGGCGACCTGCCCGAGGCGCACACCGACTTCATCTTCGCGGTGCTCGGCGAGGAGCTCGGCCTGGTCGGCACGCTCCTGGTCGTCGTGCTCTTCCTCACGATCGCCTACGCGGCGCTGCGGCTGGCCCGCGAGACCGCCGACCCGTTCGTGCGCTACGCCAGCTTCGGCATCGTTGTCTGGCTGGTCGGCCAGATGATGATCAACGTCGGGATGGTCCTGGCGCTGCTGCCGGTGATCGGCATCCCGCTGCCGCTGATCTCCTACGGCGGCTCCTCGCTGCTGCCGTCCCTGGTCGCGCTCGGCCTGCTCGTCGGCTTCGCCCGGCGCGAGCCCGGGGCGGCCCGGGCGCTGGCCCAGCGCAAGCGGTCCCGGTCGGCGGGCCTGTCCGCCGGTCGGTCCGGTTCGACGAATCCCTAGAGTTGGTCCGATGCGCGTACTCCTCGCCGGCGGCGGCACCGCCGGCCACACCTCGCCCCTGCTCGCCACGGCCGACGCCCTGCGTCGCCTCGACCCCGACGTGGCGATCACCTGCCTCGGCACCCCGCGGGGGCTGGAGAACACGGTGGTCCCGGCCGCGGGCTACCCGCTGGAGCTGATCCCGCCGGTCCCGCTGCCGCGGCGGCTGGGCAAGGACCTGCTGACCGTGCCGCGCCGGCTCCAGGAGGCGCGCCGGGCGACGGAGGCGGTCTTCGACCGGGTCCGGCCCGACGTCCTCGTCGGCTACGGCGGCTACGTCTCGCTGCCGGCGTACCTCACCGCGCGCAAGCGGGGCATCCCCTACGTCATCCACGAGCAGAACGCCGTGCCGGGCCTGGCCAACCGGGTCGGGTCCCGATCAGCCGCCCGGGTCGCTGTCAGCTTCCCGGACACCCCGCTGCACGGCGCCGAGTACGTCGGGCTGCCGATCCGCACGATGATCTCCCGGCTGGACCGGCCCGCCCGCCGCGCCGAGGCGCGCGAGTTCTTCGGCCTGGACGCCGAGCGCCCGACGCTGCTGGTCACCGGCGGCTCCCAGGGCGCCCGGCGGCTGAACCAGGCAGTCTCCGGCGCCGCCGGAGCCCTGGCCGAGGCCGGGGCCCAGGTGCTGCACGCCCAGGGCAAGCACGGGGGAGCCGAGCCCGCGCTGCCCGTGGGCTCCGCGGCGAACCCGGCCTCGGACGTCGTGGCGAACGTCGTGCCGTACGTCGTGCTCGACTACATCGACCGGATGGACCTCGCCTACGCCGCGGCCGACCTGGTGGTCTGCCGCGCCGGCGCCAGCAGCGTCAGCGAGGCGGCCGCGGTCGGCCTGCCGGCGGTCTTCGTGCCGCTGCCGATCGGCAACGGCGAGCAGGAGCGCAACGCCCGCCCGGTCGTGGCCGCCGGCGGCGGCCTGCTGGTCCCCGACGCCGAGCTGACCACGGAGTGGGTGGTCGCGAACGTCCCCGGCCTGCTCACCGACCCCGACCGGCTGCACGCGATGAGCGTGGCCGCCGCCGGGCTGGTCCCGCGCGACGCCGACGACCGGCTCGCCGCGATGATCGTGGAGGCGGCCCGGTGAAGGTCGCGGTTCCCGAGGAGATCCTGCCCGCCGACCGGCTCGGCCGGGTGCACTTCGTCGGCATCGGCGGCGCCGGCCTGTCCGGGATCGCCCGGATCATGCTGGCGCGCGGCATCCCGGTCAGCGGCAGCGACGGGGTGGACTCCCCGACGCTGGAGGGGCTGCGGGCGCTCGGCGCCCGGGTTCACGCCGGGCACGCGGCCGACCAGCTGGGCGACGCGGACACGGTGGTGGTCTCCACGGCGGTCCGTGAGGACAACCCCGAGTACCTCGAGGCCGTCCGGCGAGGCCTGCGGGTGCTGCCGCGCTCGGCGGCGCTCGCCTCGCTGATGGCCGGGCGCCGGGTGCTGGCGGTCGCCGGCACCCACGGCAAGACCACGACCACCTCGCTGCTGACAGTCGCCCTGCAGGCCGCCGGCGCGGACCCGACGTACGCCGTGGGCGGTGACCTCGCCCAGACCGGCCGCAACGCCGGCGAGGGCACGGGCGACCTCTTCGTCGCCGAGGCCGACGAGAGCGACGGCGCCTTCCTGGTCTACCGCCCGTGGGCGGCGATCGTCACCAACGTCGAGGCCGACCACCTCGACAACTGGGGCACCGAGGAGGCCTACCGGGCGGCGTTCACCGAGTTCGCCGAGCACGTCGACCCCGCCGGGTTCCTGGTCTGCGTCGTCGACGACGAGGGCGCGGCCGACCTGGCCCGCGCCACCCGGGCCCGCGGCCGGACAGTGGTCACGGTCGGCGAGTCCGCCGACGCCGACGTGCGGGCGATCGACCTGGAGCTGGTCGGCACGACGTCCGCGTTCACGGTGCTCGACGGCGACGTCGAGCTGGGCCGGGTCACCCTGCAGATCCCGGGCCGCCACTACGTGCTGGACGCGCTGGCCGCCCTGGCCGCCGGGCTCCGCCTCGGGCTGTCGTTCGAGGGCCTGCGGGCCGGGCTCGAGGGCTTCACCGGCACCCGCCGCCGGATGGAGCGCAAGGGCGAGGCCGCCGGGGTCCGGGTCTACGACAGCTACGCCCACCACCCCGTCGAGATCGCCGGGGACCTGCAGGCCGGCCGGGCCGTCGCGGGGGAGGGACG from Nocardioides pantholopis harbors:
- the ftsW gene encoding putative lipid II flippase FtsW, whose translation is MTTTVRPERTASSGTPDPGPGRPARLRWLATARDALDRPLTAYYLLLGASGLLLTIGLVMVLSASSVYSFQTQGDSYAVVKRQLLWVAVGLPAAWVASRLPLRLIRNLTYPALGVALVLLLLTVFIGKQVNGNQNWLGVGSLAIQPSEIAKLAIVLWAAHVFAVKERRLGDLMHLIVPVVPGFLAATGLVMAGRDLGTTLVFATILVGLLFVVGAPRRFFTIGILAIGAVVLSFAALDAERMARLTNFVDPFKDYHDTGWQPAHGLYALSSGGWFGEGIGASQQKWGDLPEAHTDFIFAVLGEELGLVGTLLVVVLFLTIAYAALRLARETADPFVRYASFGIVVWLVGQMMINVGMVLALLPVIGIPLPLISYGGSSLLPSLVALGLLVGFARREPGAARALAQRKRSRSAGLSAGRSGSTNP
- the murG gene encoding undecaprenyldiphospho-muramoylpentapeptide beta-N-acetylglucosaminyltransferase codes for the protein MRVLLAGGGTAGHTSPLLATADALRRLDPDVAITCLGTPRGLENTVVPAAGYPLELIPPVPLPRRLGKDLLTVPRRLQEARRATEAVFDRVRPDVLVGYGGYVSLPAYLTARKRGIPYVIHEQNAVPGLANRVGSRSAARVAVSFPDTPLHGAEYVGLPIRTMISRLDRPARRAEAREFFGLDAERPTLLVTGGSQGARRLNQAVSGAAGALAEAGAQVLHAQGKHGGAEPALPVGSAANPASDVVANVVPYVVLDYIDRMDLAYAAADLVVCRAGASSVSEAAAVGLPAVFVPLPIGNGEQERNARPVVAAGGGLLVPDAELTTEWVVANVPGLLTDPDRLHAMSVAAAGLVPRDADDRLAAMIVEAAR
- the murC gene encoding UDP-N-acetylmuramate--L-alanine ligase, which translates into the protein MKVAVPEEILPADRLGRVHFVGIGGAGLSGIARIMLARGIPVSGSDGVDSPTLEGLRALGARVHAGHAADQLGDADTVVVSTAVREDNPEYLEAVRRGLRVLPRSAALASLMAGRRVLAVAGTHGKTTTTSLLTVALQAAGADPTYAVGGDLAQTGRNAGEGTGDLFVAEADESDGAFLVYRPWAAIVTNVEADHLDNWGTEEAYRAAFTEFAEHVDPAGFLVCVVDDEGAADLARATRARGRTVVTVGESADADVRAIDLELVGTTSAFTVLDGDVELGRVTLQIPGRHYVLDALAALAAGLRLGLSFEGLRAGLEGFTGTRRRMERKGEAAGVRVYDSYAHHPVEIAGDLQAGRAVAGEGRLIVAFQPHLVSRTRIFGTAMGEALGAADEVVVLDVYLAREEADPAVTGELVASAVPLPPQRVAFASGLEDAARELAARARPGDLVLTLGAGDVTTVGPRVLELLGGAGADQD